In one Vulgatibacter incomptus genomic region, the following are encoded:
- a CDS encoding glycosyltransferase family 2 protein — protein MSVARVATPSPAAEEGDRGREGPYVSVVVPVFNEEENLSRLVDELGAGLDACGRPWEVLLVDDGSTDGSFAELKRLQARDARLRVIRFRRNFGQTAAFAAGFAHAKGTWVITIDADLQNDPADIPSLLAKAEEGWDIVSGWRANRQDALVSRKIPSRVANKLIAAVTGVRLNDYGCSLKVYHRDVVKSIRLYGELHRFVPAVANMVGARVVEMPVNHRARVAGVSKYTGLTKTVKRAMKVFLDLLTVRFLLSYSTRPIHIFGGIGLLSSAVGGAIGLYLSFVKLALGRPIGERPLLLLAVLLMIVGVHFVTIGLLGELLVRTYHESQNKEIYAIREILEEQA, from the coding sequence ATGTCCGTCGCACGGGTCGCCACGCCTTCCCCTGCTGCCGAGGAGGGCGACCGCGGCCGCGAGGGCCCCTATGTCTCGGTGGTCGTCCCGGTCTTCAACGAAGAAGAGAACCTCTCCCGCCTCGTGGACGAGCTCGGGGCGGGCCTCGACGCCTGCGGGCGCCCCTGGGAGGTCCTCCTCGTCGACGACGGCAGCACGGACGGCAGCTTCGCCGAGCTGAAGAGGCTGCAAGCCCGCGACGCCCGTCTCCGCGTGATCCGCTTCCGGCGCAACTTCGGCCAGACCGCCGCCTTCGCCGCAGGCTTCGCCCACGCCAAGGGCACCTGGGTGATCACCATCGACGCCGATCTGCAGAACGATCCGGCCGACATCCCGTCGCTCCTCGCCAAGGCGGAGGAGGGCTGGGACATCGTGAGCGGCTGGCGCGCCAACCGGCAGGACGCCCTCGTGAGCCGGAAGATCCCCTCGCGCGTGGCGAACAAGCTGATCGCCGCGGTGACGGGTGTTCGCCTCAACGACTACGGGTGCTCGCTGAAGGTCTACCACCGCGACGTGGTGAAGAGCATCCGGCTCTACGGCGAGCTGCATCGCTTCGTCCCCGCCGTCGCCAACATGGTCGGCGCCCGCGTCGTCGAGATGCCGGTGAACCACCGCGCCCGCGTGGCCGGCGTCTCCAAGTACACCGGGCTCACCAAGACGGTGAAGCGGGCGATGAAGGTCTTCCTCGACCTCCTCACCGTGCGCTTCCTCCTGAGCTACTCCACGAGGCCGATCCACATCTTCGGCGGGATCGGGCTCCTGAGCTCGGCGGTCGGAGGCGCGATCGGCCTCTACCTGTCCTTCGTCAAGCTGGCGCTCGGCCGCCCGATCGGTGAGCGCCCGCTCCTGCTGCTCGCCGTGCTGCTGATGATCGTGGGCGTCCACTTCGTCACCATCGGGCTCCTGGGCGAGCTGCTGGTGCGCACCTACCACGAGTCGCAGAACAAGGAGATCTACGCGATCCGCGAGATCCTCGAGGAGCAGGCATAG
- a CDS encoding lysylphosphatidylglycerol synthase domain-containing protein, with translation MSPKALRGLVAFAVSGALVAFLLSRLDLASAFERFRSADPAWLVAAAALSLVVLFLRGIRFSSLSDRARLPLTTAAVAVQVFLNRVTPFRLGELSLPWLLGRHAGEDGARALVRLLLVRLVDLLVVAGAVVVAAASRAGSGGPALLPTAALLGLLLAVLFTFRRWLSPLLNLIRRAVALAGLGKVGAIDRVLSRLAGAASDGDALRPRQRVTVALTSLGVFVVQMAMFAAILRAFGIGLPVEALALGGAVAQAGAAVPVASVGTFGTQEASWVAGYVWAGLPMEDAIVTAIASQLLTLLFAALFALPAWLWLERRPPVAAAEAK, from the coding sequence GTGAGCCCCAAGGCCCTGCGAGGCCTCGTCGCCTTCGCCGTCTCCGGCGCCCTCGTCGCCTTCCTCCTCTCGCGGCTCGACCTCGCGTCCGCCTTCGAGCGCTTCCGCTCGGCGGATCCCGCCTGGCTCGTCGCCGCTGCGGCGCTCTCCCTCGTCGTGCTCTTCCTCCGTGGGATCCGCTTCTCCTCCCTCTCGGATCGGGCGCGTCTGCCGCTCACCACGGCGGCGGTGGCGGTGCAGGTCTTCCTCAACCGCGTGACGCCGTTCCGGCTGGGCGAGCTCTCCCTCCCCTGGCTCCTCGGCCGCCACGCAGGCGAAGACGGCGCCCGCGCCCTCGTCCGGCTGCTGCTCGTGCGCCTCGTCGATCTGTTGGTGGTGGCCGGCGCCGTCGTCGTGGCCGCCGCCAGCCGCGCAGGGAGCGGGGGGCCCGCCCTGCTCCCGACCGCCGCGCTCCTCGGCCTCCTCCTCGCCGTGCTCTTCACCTTCCGGCGCTGGCTCTCGCCGCTGCTGAACCTGATACGCAGGGCCGTTGCCCTCGCCGGCCTCGGCAAGGTCGGGGCCATCGATCGGGTCCTCTCCCGCCTCGCCGGCGCAGCCTCGGACGGCGATGCGCTCCGGCCGAGACAGAGAGTGACCGTCGCTCTCACCAGCCTCGGCGTCTTCGTCGTCCAGATGGCGATGTTCGCCGCGATCCTGCGCGCGTTCGGGATCGGGCTCCCGGTGGAGGCCCTGGCCCTGGGCGGCGCGGTGGCGCAGGCGGGCGCCGCCGTCCCCGTCGCCAGCGTGGGGACCTTCGGCACCCAGGAAGCGAGCTGGGTGGCAGGCTACGTCTGGGCCGGCCTCCCGATGGAGGACGCGATCGTCACAGCCATCGCCTCCCAGCTCCTCACCCTGCTCTTCGCTGCGCTCTTCGCCCTGCCGGCCTGGCTCTGGCTCGAGCGCCGCCCGCCCGTCGCGGCAGCCGAGGCCAAGTAG
- a CDS encoding class I SAM-dependent methyltransferase: MGFIDLLKSIPIDLGQGSVADHTEGKQIAMRLVPPGEGRTALDVGCRAGVQTRWLQGRGYTVTSIDVEKKFDEARVVDANDPLPFPDESFDLVWCSEVLEHLRDPARALAELQRVVKPGGELVLTTPNSYALLFRFIALFGLTPQRIQRKDHLHFFAEGDIRRLCPDADVFGYFPYIWIKRTIRGAVGHLSPTFVIRIRKGQDDAGRRAA; encoded by the coding sequence ATGGGCTTCATCGATCTCCTCAAGAGCATCCCCATCGACCTCGGCCAGGGCTCCGTCGCGGACCACACAGAGGGCAAGCAGATCGCGATGCGCCTGGTGCCGCCGGGCGAGGGCCGGACCGCCCTCGACGTGGGGTGCCGCGCCGGCGTGCAGACCCGCTGGCTCCAGGGCCGCGGCTACACCGTCACCTCCATCGACGTGGAGAAGAAGTTCGACGAGGCGCGGGTCGTCGACGCGAACGATCCGCTCCCGTTCCCCGACGAGAGCTTCGATCTGGTGTGGTGCTCCGAGGTCCTCGAGCACCTCCGCGATCCCGCCCGGGCGCTCGCGGAGCTGCAGCGGGTCGTGAAGCCCGGCGGCGAGCTCGTCCTCACCACGCCCAACAGCTACGCCCTGCTCTTCCGCTTCATCGCGCTCTTCGGCCTCACGCCGCAGAGGATCCAGCGCAAGGATCACCTCCACTTCTTCGCGGAGGGCGACATCCGGCGCCTCTGTCCGGACGCGGACGTCTTCGGCTACTTCCCCTACATCTGGATCAAGCGGACCATCCGAGGCGCCGTGGGTCACCTCTCGCCGACCTTCGTGATCCGGATCCGCAAGGGACAGGACGACGCCGGGCGACGGGCAGCATGA
- a CDS encoding DUF1844 domain-containing protein, which yields MAEREEDKPFVVHDRRRFTETGETRPDADRETAPPPGAARTAHEAILGGPKGPNPEDEPVAAGEPREAAPIDFTTFVFSLGSSALMHLGEAPHPETGEPMKNLELAKETIDLLAMLQAKTKGNLTPEEGRFLGALLYDLRLRYVDAAKK from the coding sequence GTGGCCGAGCGCGAGGAAGACAAGCCTTTCGTAGTCCACGACCGCCGCCGCTTCACCGAGACCGGCGAGACGAGACCCGACGCCGATCGCGAGACCGCTCCGCCTCCGGGTGCGGCGCGTACCGCCCATGAGGCGATCCTCGGCGGGCCAAAGGGGCCCAACCCCGAGGACGAGCCCGTGGCCGCAGGTGAGCCGCGCGAGGCGGCGCCCATCGATTTCACCACCTTCGTCTTCTCGCTGGGATCCTCCGCCCTCATGCACCTGGGCGAGGCGCCCCACCCCGAGACCGGCGAGCCCATGAAGAACCTGGAGCTGGCGAAGGAGACCATCGATCTCCTCGCGATGCTCCAGGCGAAGACCAAGGGCAACCTCACGCCGGAGGAGGGTCGCTTCCTCGGCGCCCTCCTCTACGACCTTCGGCTGCGCTACGTCGACGCGGCCAAGAAGTAG